In Pararge aegeria chromosome 7, ilParAegt1.1, whole genome shotgun sequence, the DNA window AAGCATGTAGGGTTTGCAAATGGCAAAGGTATTCTCACTGTGACAGAGTGCGACCAATCCCAAAGCAATGGCTactcatcaacatcatcaaaaGAACATCAGGGGAATGAAGTAACAGCAATGGTGTGGACCAGAAATATGCTTTTTGCAGGGGATGATGTTGGCAAAGTATCAGTTCTGCAATTGCAAAGTTTCATTGTGAGTATGAAATTTCATAACTAATTCATTAAGTATGGCATGCATTTAATcataacaaaacaaagaaaGGACTTTGGGCCTGAGCTCAAAAGTTTCTgaatatctgtatatataaaacacAGGTGTTGAAATGCTAAAACAGTATGAATTACAAGTCTACATTTGTTTAACAAACTGACTCCACATCCAGGATAGTGAAATGCATGGTTAAAAACTTTATCTTCAACTGAAGCTAGAATAGTTATATGTGATATTAATACTTCcactttgattttaaatattttattaatctatttGCAATGAATCTTTTATAGATTCTATCTAGataaattaacaatataaaattcagcaatccaaataaaattatccattttattgaatttttataaatcagtaaaacaacacaaaatccataatatattccaTGTAACTGTTTGAATACATTTAGAAACTTATAAGTTGACAGTGGTTAACCACAGACACTTAATTTTAAGATCAATGATAACAACTGTATCTATACTGTATCCTACTTAGAACacccaataaataatataggtttacttaaaaaagaaacaggtttaaagttatacatttttttagtaTGTAGTAGAAATACTGTGCTTTCTACTAAGATGGTCTGGTGAAACTTGATTAAGctaaaataattcaattcaaatgaaattaaaatgaaaatgaagctaTCATACAattgcatattatatattataattaaatgcaCTTATCAATATATGCTTCTTCCTTCTTCTTCCTAATCAgtgtaacaaattttaaatttcaggcTAAAACCATGTTCCAGATTTCATCTCAAATAATAATGAGCTTAGACTCCCGAATATGCCAGCTTGACTCAAGAGACTGCATGTTACTTGTATCTACACTTACAAGATGTTATATATGTAACACTGCTCAGGAACAATATAGACAAATTGGTCAAAAGCTCAGAGATGGAGAATTTGGAGCTTGCTTTGCAAATGTTCAAAAGCCTCTCACAAATGGTACAATTGAAAATAAGGAAGAGAATTTTActgaagttaaaaaatataatatagttgatgatgatgcaaGGTTTGTTGTTGGAGAGGAATTTTCTAATACTGTCATATTCAGTGCGCGTCCTTCATCCCGCTTATGGGAAGCTACGGTCGATGGTATGGTCCAAAGAACTCATCAATTCAAACAGGTTTTGGCCAAACATCCCATGAAAGTTGTCACTGTAGAATCATACGAGAAAGAAATGTATAGTATAGAAGATTTCTTAGATGGTAGAGGGCAATCTGTTAACTTTACGAAAATATACAGCTTCAATGATAACATATTCGCATACAATAAAAATGCgatatatttcttaaattttcaaACCGTCGATGACACAGTGTGGTTTGATGCGTACAAAGATATTGTTGAATGCAAGTTAtacaataatatgttatatgtttgGCTGGCTAATGGATCTctcataagtttaaagttttcaAAGTTAGATAAGTTTCTGGTAAAATGCTATTTTGACGAAAAATTTACGTTGTGTGCTGCATTGTGCACTATTTTCAAGGACTATTTGCTCTCGCATAACTTATCTCCGAAATTAAGCGTATTAGTTGGCTTACGGGATAAGTTAGATAACAATGGTGTATTAAAAAGTGTCGAAGGTGTTCTAGAAAAATTTGACAGTATGAAATCTAGTGATGCGACTCAAATGAAGTCTGGAATTTACGTTGTAGACAACACATATCACACTCAATCTTTATTAGATGAAAATGTTCAGTCAAAACATGCTGAAGAAAACATATTTGGCCCTCTGTCGCCGGAAGCCATGCAAGCTTTAAAAGGATTAAGCATAACAGTATCTGATAAACTGAATacgagtaaaaaaatattaaaagagaaaTGGGAAGACTTGAAACATCTCAGTATTGAAAAACAAGATATGACTCAGATTAGAACACTGCAAGACAGCGATAAGGTTCCTAAATGGATTTCTCGCGACGAATATACACTTGAAGACGCGCCAGCCGTTTTAGACAATGATATTGTTTTTAGAGAAACTAGTCAAGATATTGTAGAAGTTGATAATAATCTTGTagagcaaaataaaatatgcaaaatgCTATATCAATATTCTAGGTTAAGTCTTGTGAATAAGGAGTCAGAGTTGTCGAATTTAAACTCTACAATCGAGAGCTACGCCTGTGATATTAGCCAGATTTATGATGTAATGTTGTTATTAGAAAAGTATTGTGTTTCTATAGGTGCTACAGATGAATCTAAGTTTGTGCCGAATAATATCTTCCTCACTTACTTGAGCAATTCTGAGAACAAATATGTTTTGATAGACCTAATAATAAAAGATGAagtattgtataaatatttcgTGGACTCGTGCATAGCTGTGAACATAAAAACTCAGAAACATTCGAATATTGGTTGTGAATGCGGTTTCCCACTTCCGTACGTTCGAACGAGTCAAATGCCAGTTTTTTCAGATTTAATAGACGAGTTCATTGAACAGCAGTGGTCAAGTCAGACGAAAGAACAGTGCTACGAAGTTTGCAGACGAATGCCGTATTTGTGGAGgaaaattttgtacttacgAAGAAACGAagacttaataaatatacttaggaTACTTTTACAGATGCTAGATGAGAGTCTCTTGCACTCATTCTTGCCTCAATTCACGTTGGATACGTGGGAACGGGCAATACAGCTTTATGCCACATTGTATGCCAATATATGcctaaattgtaataaaaagtttgaaCACATCTCTGTGAGAGATATGCTGAGTTGGGACCAATTGGGTTTGATGATTATAAAGTCTATTGGTGGTAGGAATGCTGTTAAAGTGATGCAAAAGCACGCAAATTTGATAGACTTTGGTGCGTTGacagttaaattttattatacgtGTTTGTTAGTGGCTCTGTACGAGAAATACGACTGCACGATTACTATTCCTTTGGCTGACACAATATACAGTTCTTACGATTTTGAAGATTCCAGGAATGAGGTAAGATTTCATTCTTAACAGTTACTTCTTTAGATCTACTCGTTTATATCttcacatcaaaccattaccggcccactacagagtacgggtttcctcccaccaTGAggtggggttaaggccgtagtccaccacgctggctcagtgcggattggtgtactccacataccttatgttttccttaatcgttgaagcaagtgatatttcactACTAATAATTCCGTCAAAtacacataactcagaaaagtttgaggtgcgtgctgggatttgaactcggcccccgaaagtgaagccgaggttatacccaatgcgctatcaccgcttcatatagaCAGTACATACGGTGCATATACagtataacatataaattggtttattttactgaaatgaatgaattcatCTATTTCTCACCGCcaagcaaaacaaaaataatgcaaTAGTTCAAGTAACGCAAAAGGTGTAATTTACTTTCATTAAAGTTTCCTATACATTTAAgaggatatttaaataaaagtacaaaCCAAAGCAAACGATTGGATAAACCCATTTCCTAAACCCATGGCCATGTCGGGTGACTCACAAAACACCAATTTCCTAAACTTGGGTTGGTGCTATTAATTTTTCtctttagcttttttttaagcttaaattttttcCTAATATTTCCGGTGGAAAAGGAGACCACTATTTGTAGACTTGTGATAACGattaagacaccgggaggtatctttgcatcgtttgagtccatAAAGGATTGAAGTGTATCAAAAATGAACCCCTATTTATCGAATacccatttgacggccgactggcgcagtgggcagcgaccctgctttctgagtccaaggccgtgggttcgattcccgcaactggaaaatgtttgtgtgatgagcattaagtgtttttcagtgtctgggtgtttatatgtattttctaag includes these proteins:
- the LOC120624981 gene encoding Hermansky-Pudlak syndrome 5 protein homolog, which gives rise to MSYSKIPPYILQELPDITETVNYPIKNIQRIKYTCFDVSRSLIAFGATSGGIYVFNRWPCEFVQLIPSKDGPITRLAISSDEKHVGFANGKGILTVTECDQSQSNGYSSTSSKEHQGNEVTAMVWTRNMLFAGDDVGKVSVLQLQSFIAKTMFQISSQIIMSLDSRICQLDSRDCMLLVSTLTRCYICNTAQEQYRQIGQKLRDGEFGACFANVQKPLTNGTIENKEENFTEVKKYNIVDDDARFVVGEEFSNTVIFSARPSSRLWEATVDGMVQRTHQFKQVLAKHPMKVVTVESYEKEMYSIEDFLDGRGQSVNFTKIYSFNDNIFAYNKNAIYFLNFQTVDDTVWFDAYKDIVECKLYNNMLYVWLANGSLISLKFSKLDKFLVKCYFDEKFTLCAALCTIFKDYLLSHNLSPKLSVLVGLRDKLDNNGVLKSVEGVLEKFDSMKSSDATQMKSGIYVVDNTYHTQSLLDENVQSKHAEENIFGPLSPEAMQALKGLSITVSDKLNTSKKILKEKWEDLKHLSIEKQDMTQIRTLQDSDKVPKWISRDEYTLEDAPAVLDNDIVFRETSQDIVEVDNNLVEQNKICKMLYQYSRLSLVNKESELSNLNSTIESYACDISQIYDVMLLLEKYCVSIGATDESKFVPNNIFLTYLSNSENKYVLIDLIIKDEVLYKYFVDSCIAVNIKTQKHSNIGCECGFPLPYVRTSQMPVFSDLIDEFIEQQWSSQTKEQCYEVCRRMPYLWRKILYLRRNEDLINILRILLQMLDESLLHSFLPQFTLDTWERAIQLYATLYANICLNCNKKFEHISVRDMLSWDQLGLMIIKSIGGRNAVKVMQKHANLIDFGALTVKFYYTCLLVALYEKYDCTITIPLADTIYSSYDFEDSRNEIHKLLQSTSRGVLKNTALPLTVAATSPFWGLKDVYNKLSQDPQENLSNDISMAMTINNLTDCALCGLPLQNIVLIKDGGLWVFRCGHTFHGACLNLNQIKLCPSCSIK